gttaaaagtaaaacataTGAAAAGAAACGTCAACATAGGagcaaattaataattttcatatcatcgttaaaaatgaaaattattttaaataacacctaaatattataattttctatcatacatatttttttttataaaaaaaattgtccatattgtataacaaaaaaaaaaagagaagggaaaGGAAAAATTAGCGTAAGAAATTAAAGAGGTGGATGAGATTTATATAGATAATGATCACAATTAATAAAACTGTAGAAAGGGTGATGTatgaaattaaacaattaatacCCACGTGGAGTGGTGGTGACGTAAATATAGGatgaaaaatacttttttcttttttaatttttggaatgataccatgaaaacaaaaatgatgtgtactatttataaaaaaaaaaaaaaaatcctagaagattaaataaatatgaatttgaatattgtACCACTATTCATCCCTTTTATACtaaattgtttacttttatttttttctctctaaaaaataaaaattaaaaagaatgtgGATAAGAATTTTGTAGAGTCCAACTAAAGTTTTGATCCGTACGGATGGAGGGAAAGGCACCTTGTGTGTcatgtgttttttttcattattattattaccatcttttattcaaaatatgaaatcatacatataattcatattaataatCATCTCTTTCTATTACCAATAAGCTTATTATTGCCTTAGAAATTGACCAAAAAGAGGGTCATCGTAATTATAAGCAATCGTGATTTTTTGGACAATTGATTTAAATCCTCATCCGCCTCATGTTTAATTTAGTGTAATATcaaaaagtgaagaaaaaatgttttttattttttccttttttgtatttctctgattttcatttagttcatgaattaaatattattatatatttttagtctttttcattttttatttaatttaattgctaggtttcaaataattataattttatcagttttgaatttttgtagGTTGGAGATTCACTCTTTTTaacattcaattcaatttgtAGTGTtagtatatattaattaattttaaaaaattaaaaatcaactgtaatactcattttcatttctactaacaaaattcaattttaaatttcacttttaatttataattattttttattaaataatgtgaaatgataaaaaattcaaatctaaaactaATAACTCAAATCTTCGGAAAATGTGTTACATCTAGAAATctaaaaactttataaaaaaattatattcaagtTGCAATGATTTCAAGCTCTACCGACATAAAAAGCAcgaaaaatttaatttttgccGACATATTTACTACTAACACGTTTTCTAATCAACTTTTAGATCACGTTTATTCGAGTCGACAAAGAGTAAATATATAGCGACAAAAAATATCTttgtcataaaaaaacaaaattgagaaaagaataaaaaagaagaagagagagaaatgaaaaatagtgTGTAGTTTTGCTTGAAACTTTATGTCAACTCAAAGCGCCACCAAATGGAATTTCGGAATCTCTTCATAGTTAGTTATAAGCTTATGATAACCTAaatgcaaagaaaagaaatagattgaatatacacaatttaaatactaataatCAATTAGTTTTTTGATTGATCGATTTAACCCATCGTGTTTAATTTGAATCTCTAAAGATAAAatgatcattttcatttttctttttaggttAAGAAGCAAAATATGGAGTATAcgtaattaaatgaaaattggaagtagaaggAAGAGAGAATTATGAACCTGTCAAGCGCTTCCAAATCGAAAAATTGTTCAGCCGGTCCTTCCTCCGATTTGGTTCTCCCAACTCCGCCGAAGAACGGGGCCATTAAGACAAAACCTCGAACTCCAAATTTCTCATTCTCAGTTCCAATTCTCACGGCCAAATGATGAGCAATGTTCCCTCCCGACGAATCTCCCATCACAAATACCCTTTGCAAATCCCCACTCTCCTCAATCCACTCATCTAATTTCCCCGCCTTGCTCACCCACTCGATCGCTTTTGCTCCGTCCTCCACCGCGGCCGGAAGCCGGTGCTCGGGTGCCAGACGGTAGTCCGGTGCGATTACGAGAGCGCCTAGCCCTAGGGCGAGGCGAACGCAGCAATTGTGTGAGTTGGGCCAAGATCGGGAGCCGACGCAGAAGCCGCCGCcgtggaagaagaagagaatagGGAGTTTTTTGTTAGTAGTGGGGGAGGAGGTTGTTGAAGGAGCTGGCTTGTAGAGGCGGAGGTGGAGGGCGTGAGAGGGTTGGTAGAGGACGTCGCGGAAGAGGACGGAGGAGTCGAGTGTGAGGGGAAAAGGGAAGTGGATGTTGTGAGAGCGGGAAACGGTGCCGTCGCTGTAGAGTTGGAGAACGCCCATGCAGTCCTCGACTATGTGAGGAAGGGAAcccattgtttttctttttggttattGGTGAAAATGGAGGGAAAGAGGGAAGGGGGCTTTTATAAACCAAATGAGGAGAGGGGTACATTCGTAATTTACAATGAGAGTGGTGGTTCATTtgtaaaattactttttaaattttaattcatccTTAAGTATTCATTTCTTATCAAACAATGGAaagtttgaatatatatacgtATACATACACAGACGATGATAATAAAGTTCATGTCAcctgtattttttaaattgtaaaagcaataaatttaaaaatataataaaatatagtaaatatttttcattgttttgtcaatcatttagatttgtgTACACGgttttatgtatatttgttataaaaaaaattaaaattttgaagtagtAAATTTATGGTAAAAGAACACATTAgggaatgaaaaagaaaaacatttttttaacaaagctaaatatgttttattaagGCATGGAGAAATGGAAATAGATGGTTTGATTATGTCACTTTAAACACACCAAATTAATCTgctttaactttttattttatctcattcCCAATCAAATTATTCAAAGTTTTGTTGTTCGGAATTgttatacaattttaaaagtgataatttaaaagagatattaaagatttttta
This DNA window, taken from Cucumis sativus cultivar 9930 chromosome 6, Cucumber_9930_V3, whole genome shotgun sequence, encodes the following:
- the LOC101213678 gene encoding probable carboxylesterase 15; amino-acid sequence: MGSLPHIVEDCMGVLQLYSDGTVSRSHNIHFPFPLTLDSSVLFRDVLYQPSHALHLRLYKPAPSTTSSPTTNKKLPILFFFHGGGFCVGSRSWPNSHNCCVRLALGLGALVIAPDYRLAPEHRLPAAVEDGAKAIEWVSKAGKLDEWIEESGDLQRVFVMGDSSGGNIAHHLAVRIGTENEKFGVRGFVLMAPFFGGVGRTKSEEGPAEQFFDLEALDRFWRLSLPIGEDRDHPLANPFGASSMSLEEVNLEPILVIVGGDEMLKDRAETYAKTLSQLGKRIEYVEFDGKQHGFFTNSQDTQLAHQVIAIIKKFMLHNSV